Proteins encoded by one window of Gordonia jinghuaiqii:
- a CDS encoding GntR family transcriptional regulator translates to MPQSHVPMNGAGRTSRSGSRRGRNLATEVRAALLEDLILSGLVPPGEYLPSEADLCRRYDVSRITVRAALAGLNEAGYIRSQQGRGSVVVGTPEVLSSGLSQLASVETYAASQGKKVTTRDLEVTEIGLDKASAAALGLRPGTPAVEIRRVKLLGGKRIGWIVDIVPLEVASRDMLEERFDGSVLDVLAGLPDMGSIYSDCTLLALALSEEIAEKLGVEPGSPAMLMDEVTYSGAGEPINLSKAYMLNKYFNFVLRRRLSQG, encoded by the coding sequence ATGCCACAGAGCCATGTGCCCATGAACGGCGCCGGCCGCACGTCCAGGTCTGGATCTCGCCGTGGCCGCAACCTCGCCACCGAGGTCCGCGCCGCCCTGCTCGAGGACCTCATCTTGTCGGGCCTGGTCCCGCCCGGGGAGTACTTGCCGTCCGAGGCCGACCTGTGTCGGCGATACGACGTCTCCCGCATCACCGTCCGGGCCGCGCTCGCCGGGCTCAACGAAGCCGGGTACATCCGGTCCCAGCAGGGCCGGGGAAGTGTTGTCGTCGGGACGCCGGAGGTCCTGTCCTCCGGATTGTCCCAGCTCGCGTCGGTCGAGACCTACGCGGCGTCGCAGGGCAAGAAGGTGACGACCAGGGATCTGGAGGTCACCGAGATCGGTCTGGACAAGGCGTCGGCGGCGGCATTGGGTTTGCGCCCGGGAACGCCTGCGGTCGAGATCCGCCGGGTGAAGCTGCTCGGCGGGAAGCGTATCGGCTGGATCGTCGACATCGTGCCTCTCGAGGTGGCGTCGCGCGATATGCTCGAGGAACGGTTCGACGGCTCCGTGCTCGACGTGCTCGCCGGGCTCCCTGACATGGGCAGTATCTACAGCGACTGCACCCTGCTGGCTCTCGCGCTGTCGGAGGAGATCGCCGAGAAGCTGGGCGTCGAGCCGGGCTCACCCGCGATGTTGATGGATGAGGTCACCTACTCCGGTGCCGGTGAACCGATCAACCTCAGCAAGGCCTACATGCTGAACAAATACTTCAACTTCGTCCTGCGGAGAAGGTTGTCGCAGGGGTAG
- a CDS encoding geranylgeranyl reductase family protein, giving the protein MTTRDANTLPEHADVLVVGAGPGGSAAAAHAAAAGREVVLVDAAVFPRDKTCGDGLTPRAVAELDALGLGALLADRPRLDGLLLNGWGARQQIRWPSGRFPSYGSAIARTEFDDAIRRHAASAGVRMVQGAKAVDVTMDGDRVGAVTFSTPSGTRQVRIRDLVVADGVRSGLGKTLGRQWHRDTAYGVAARAYAPSARADSHWMGSHLELRGPDGALLPGYGWVFPLGGAGGGLVNVGVGALATSKRPAQMALRPILEHYAAMVHDEWALDGPPVRITSALLPMGGAVTGVAGRNWMLIGDAAACVNPLNGEGIDYAMETARLAVELLGADDYTTRWRDTLVGHYGLAFSAARRLAGLLTMPQTVPLLGRPGIRSPQLMSLVVRVMGNLITPDDADLVARAWRTAGRLSTRVDPRPPFS; this is encoded by the coding sequence ATGACGACACGCGACGCGAACACCTTGCCCGAGCATGCCGACGTACTCGTCGTCGGCGCGGGCCCCGGCGGCTCGGCCGCCGCGGCGCACGCGGCCGCCGCCGGGCGCGAGGTCGTCCTCGTCGATGCCGCGGTGTTCCCCCGCGACAAGACCTGTGGTGACGGACTCACCCCGCGCGCCGTCGCCGAGCTCGACGCCCTGGGCCTGGGCGCATTGCTGGCCGACCGCCCGCGCCTGGACGGTCTGCTGCTCAACGGCTGGGGTGCGCGGCAGCAGATCCGCTGGCCATCGGGACGGTTCCCCTCCTACGGCAGCGCGATCGCGCGGACCGAGTTCGACGACGCGATCCGCAGGCATGCGGCGTCGGCCGGCGTGCGAATGGTGCAGGGCGCCAAGGCCGTCGACGTGACGATGGACGGTGACCGGGTCGGTGCGGTGACCTTCTCGACTCCCTCCGGTACCCGACAGGTCCGCATCCGTGACCTCGTCGTCGCGGACGGTGTCCGCTCTGGTCTCGGCAAAACCCTCGGGCGGCAGTGGCATCGGGACACCGCCTACGGTGTCGCCGCGCGCGCATACGCGCCGTCGGCGCGGGCCGACTCCCACTGGATGGGTTCACATCTGGAGCTCCGCGGCCCCGACGGCGCCCTGCTACCGGGCTACGGCTGGGTCTTCCCGCTCGGCGGGGCGGGCGGCGGCCTGGTGAACGTGGGCGTCGGTGCGCTGGCGACCTCGAAACGACCGGCGCAGATGGCACTTCGGCCGATCCTCGAGCACTACGCCGCGATGGTGCACGACGAGTGGGCCCTGGACGGCCCGCCCGTCCGGATCACCTCGGCACTCCTCCCGATGGGCGGGGCCGTGACCGGGGTGGCGGGCCGCAACTGGATGCTGATCGGCGACGCCGCTGCCTGTGTCAATCCGCTGAACGGCGAAGGCATCGACTACGCCATGGAGACCGCGCGCCTGGCCGTCGAACTCCTCGGAGCCGACGACTACACCACCCGCTGGCGCGACACCCTGGTCGGCCACTACGGGCTCGCCTTCTCCGCAGCACGACGCCTCGCCGGCCTGCTGACGATGCCGCAGACGGTTCCCCTGCTGGGCCGCCCCGGCATCCGGTCGCCGCAGCTGATGTCCCTCGTCGTGCGGGTGATGGGCAACCTCATCACCCCCGACGACGCCGACCTCGTCGCCCGGGCCTGGCGGACCGCCGGACGGCTCTCCACCCGCGTCGACCCGCGTCCGCCGTTCTCCTGA
- a CDS encoding polyprenyl synthetase family protein: MKSTFAGVDLVSDEFAETVRSSLQKVEDLLLSELSSGDDVMTEAATHLAKAGGKRFRPMFAILASEFGPRPGSDEVITSATVVEMIHLATLYHDDVMDEAEMRRGAPSANARWTNSVAILSGDFLFARASRLVSTLGPDAVRIIAETFAELVTGQMRETVGVKPGADPIEHYLQVVWEKTGSLIAAAARFGAMASGATADDIERLSRIGDIVGVAFQVSDDIIDISSVSLDSGKTPGTDLREGVHTLPVLYAITGDDATSARLRELLIGEGGSPRPLTDDAEVAEAIDLLAGSAGMAAARARLQQFADEAHGMLAELPESPAHRALSSLVDYTIERVG; the protein is encoded by the coding sequence GTGAAGTCCACATTCGCCGGGGTGGACCTGGTGTCGGATGAGTTCGCCGAGACGGTGCGCTCCTCATTGCAGAAGGTCGAGGACCTGCTGCTGAGTGAACTCTCCTCCGGCGACGACGTCATGACCGAGGCGGCGACCCACCTGGCCAAGGCCGGGGGCAAGAGGTTCCGGCCGATGTTCGCGATCCTGGCCTCCGAGTTCGGGCCGCGCCCGGGATCCGACGAGGTCATCACCTCGGCGACCGTCGTGGAGATGATCCACCTCGCCACGCTCTACCACGACGACGTCATGGACGAGGCCGAGATGCGCCGCGGCGCACCCAGTGCCAACGCCCGCTGGACCAACAGCGTGGCCATCCTCTCCGGCGACTTCCTCTTCGCGCGGGCCTCACGACTGGTCTCCACACTCGGGCCCGACGCCGTGCGCATCATCGCCGAGACGTTCGCCGAACTCGTCACCGGCCAGATGCGCGAGACGGTGGGGGTCAAGCCCGGAGCCGACCCCATCGAGCACTATCTGCAGGTGGTGTGGGAGAAGACCGGGTCGCTGATCGCCGCCGCGGCCCGCTTCGGCGCCATGGCGTCGGGTGCGACCGCCGACGACATCGAACGACTGTCGCGGATCGGCGACATCGTCGGCGTCGCCTTCCAGGTGTCCGACGACATCATCGACATCAGCTCGGTCTCCCTGGACTCGGGGAAGACACCCGGCACCGACCTGCGCGAGGGCGTCCACACACTGCCGGTGCTGTACGCGATCACCGGCGACGACGCGACGTCGGCGCGACTACGTGAGCTGCTGATCGGCGAGGGCGGGTCGCCGCGCCCGCTGACCGACGACGCCGAGGTGGCCGAGGCGATCGACCTGCTCGCCGGGTCGGCCGGGATGGCCGCTGCCCGCGCCAGACTGCAGCAATTCGCCGACGAGGCCCACGGCATGCTGGCCGAGCTTCCCGAGTCGCCTGCGCACCGGGCGTTGTCGTCGCTGGTGGACTACACCATCGAGCGCGTCGGCTGA